One region of Thunnus thynnus chromosome 14, fThuThy2.1, whole genome shotgun sequence genomic DNA includes:
- the adob gene encoding 2-aminoethanethiol (cysteamine) dioxygenase b, whose protein sequence is MMPCDSNMTSIVQRIARQALLTFRSPPRIGEEASKSFLENHSKLKSLMTEVRAADLHLVPRRASDSPPAVPAPPPVTYMHICETDQFSMGVFLLKSGASIPLHDHPGMHGMLKVMYGKVRISCFDRLQRSPQAAQPGALRRSVLRSTAEYTEDSDPCVLSPDRDNLHQIDAVDGPTAFMDILAPPYDPDDGRDCHYYRVLTDAEEGEHTEQREQKEKEVWLMEISQPPEFWCGGEPYPGPEVSL, encoded by the coding sequence ATGATGCCATGCGACAGCAACATGACCTCCATAGTGCAGAGAATCGCTCGGCAGGCTCTCCTCACCTTCCGAAGCCCACCTCGGATCGGGGAAGAGGCCAGTAAATCCTTCCTGGAGAACCACAGCAAGCTGAAGAGCCTGATGACGGAAGTGCGGGCGGCGGACCTGCATCTAGTCCCGCGGAGAGCCTCCGACAGCCCGCCCGCCGTGCCCGCTCCGCCCCCGGTCACCTACATGCACATCTGCGAGACGGACCAGTTCAGCATGGGGGTGTTTCTGCTGAAGAGCGGCGCCTCCATCCCGCTGCACGACCACCCGGGGATGCACGGCATGCTCAAAGTCATGTACGGAAAGGTCCGGATCAGCTGCTTCGACCGGCTGCAGCGGAGCCCGCAGGCGGCCCAGCCGGGCGCGCTGCGGCGCTCCGTGCTCCGCTCCACCGCGGAGTACACGGAGGACAGCGACCCGTGCGTCCTCTCCCCTGACCGAGACAACCTCCACCAGATCGACGCCGTGGACGGCCCGACGGCGTTCATGGACATCTTGGCCCCGCCGTACGACCCGGACGACGGCAGAGACTGTCACTATTACCGGGTGCTGACAGACGCGGAGGAGGGGGAACACACGGAGCAGAGGGagcagaaggagaaggaggTCTGGCTCATGGAGATCTCACAGCCTCCGGAGTTCTGGTGCGGAGGGGAGCCGTACCCGGGCCCGGAGGTCAGCCTCTGA
- the egr2a gene encoding E3 SUMO-protein ligase EGR2a has protein sequence MTAKIVDEVSASLSSLVDSIRSVEGGLDAQTVVFKEEAVGEDEYGGKPDEGGDLLFEERSESDLCHAQYVATLRTHPLAFTGKFSVESRVAGGPWTPGDIINVVSADIATPGPATVSGSPSVSPNIYAGVGGGGGGDAADAGDDTMAHGPPDITHMYAHPHPHPHPHPAPSYSCSGDMYQDQSAAGYLATSTCAVSYHPPPSYNSAPKPTVDGTALLSIMPEYGGFYQQSCQRDIQGAFPERKSLPYPLDSLRVPPPLTPLNTIRNFTLSAPSPATEGPMAAAFPSHQNLPLRPILRPRKYPNRPSKTPVHQRPYPCPAESCDRRFSRSDELSRHLRIHTGHKPFQCRICMRNFSRSDHLTTHIRTHTGEKPFSCDQCGRKFARSDERRRHMKIHLRQKEKKSSAS, from the exons ATGACCGCTAAAATAGTTGATGAAGTTTCTGCGTCTCTCAGCAGTCTCGTAGACAGTATTCGCTCCGTTGAGGGGGGGCTGGATGCACAGACGgttgtttttaaagaagagGCTGTAGGGGAGGATGAATATGGAGGGAAACCCGATGAAGGCG GTGACCTTCTGTTCGAAGAGAGGAGCGAATCTGACCTTTGCCACGCGCAGTACGTGGCAACATTACGCACGCACCCTTTGGCGTTTACCGGCAAGTTCTCGGTGGAGTCCAGGGTTGCAGGAGGACCGTGGACTCCCGGGGACATCATTAACGTGGTCAGCGCTGACATCGCCACCCCGGGACCGGCCACGGTGTCTGGTTCTCCGTCAGTATCGCCCAATATTTACgcaggagtaggaggaggaggaggaggagacgcaGCGGACGCGGGGGACGATACCATGGCGCACGGCCCGCCGGACATCACTCACATGTACGCGCaccctcacccccacccccacccacacCCGGCCCCCTCCTACTCCTGCAGCGGGGACATGTATCAGGACCAGTCGGCGGCGGGATACCTGGCGACGTCCACCTGCGCCGTGTCCTACCACCCGCCTCCGTCCTACAACTCTGCGCCCAAACCGACCGTAGACGGCACCGCGCTGCTCTCCATCATGCCAGAGTATGGAGGCTTCTACCAGCAGAGCTGTCAGAGAGACATCCAGGGGGCTTTCCCGGAGAGGAAATCCCTCCCGTACCCGCTGGACTCGCTCAGGGTGCCGCCACCTCTCACGCCTCTCAACACCATCAGGAACTTTACGCTCAGTGCGCCCTCACCGGCAACTGAGGGCCCGATGGCCGCCGCTTTCCCCAGCCACCAGAACCTCCCTCTCAGGCCGATCCTGAGACCCAGGAAGTATCCGAACCGGCCGAGCAAGACCCCCGTGCACCAGAGGCCGTATCCGTGCCCGGCGGAGAGCTGTGACCGTAGGTTCTCCAGGTCGGACGAGCTGAGCCGGCACCTGCGCATCCACACCGGCCACAAACCCTTCCAGTGCCGCATCTGTATGAGGAACTTCAGCCGCAGCGACCACCTGACCACGCACATCCGCACGCACACGGGGGAGAAACCCTTCTCCTGCGACCAGTGCGGGAGGAAGTTCGCCCGCAGTGATGAGAGAAGGAGGCACATGAAGATTCACCTCCGGCAGAAGGAGAAAAAGTCCTCTGCGTCCTAA